A stretch of Porites lutea chromosome 5, jaPorLute2.1, whole genome shotgun sequence DNA encodes these proteins:
- the LOC140938649 gene encoding DBH-like monooxygenase protein 2 homolog translates to MMFKVVAFSVVLLLCFHKTLGVRMSFDNGNFDASWSYSQDFDELYFEVNAKTSGWVGFGFTFTPENMSNYDVVIGGQTDWGQSYFYDYLTSGVGIPHLDSKQSYILDKATEQQGITSLRFHRKRNTNDSQDIQFNISTRVFIVWAYQEMDDVNNPRMFSMHTRKGYSEETQILAIEASEPTFSTKKFVKTEPGNTSRFEMTTKLLKAKSSGFKQRFNVITLSFVTITLYFLLALQFAC, encoded by the exons ATGATGTTCAAGGTGGTGGCATTTTCAGTAGTTTTGCTGCTTTGTTTTCATAAGACTTTAGGTGTTCGTATGTCTTTTGATAATGGTAATTTTGATGCGTCGTGGTCATACAGCCAGGACTTTGATGAGTTGTATTTTGAAGTTAATGCGAAGACAAGTGGTTGGGTTGGTTTTGGCTTCACCTTTACACCAGAAAATATGAGCAACTATGATGTAGTCATCGGCGGACAAACAGACTGGGGACAGAGCTATTTCTAT GATTATTTGACTTCTGGAGTTGGAATACCCCACTTGGACTCAAAACAAAGTTATATATTGGACAAAGCAACGGAACAACAGGGAATTACATCACTTCGCTTTCATCGGAAAAGAAACACAAATGACTCACAGGACATTCAGTTTAAT ATCTCAACCAGGGTTTTCATTGTGTGGGCCTATCAAGAAATGGACGATGTAAATAATCCTCGAATGTTCAGCATGCATACCCGTAAAGGTTATTCCGAGGAAACTCAAATTCTTGCCATCGAAGCTTCTGAACCCACATTTTCAACTAAGAAGTTCGTGAAAACTGAGCCTGGAAACACAAGTAGATTCGAGATGACTACTAAGTTACTTAAGGCCAAATCCTCAGGTTTTAAGCAACGATTTAATGTTATAACGCTCTCCTTTGTTACAATAACTCTATACTTTCTGTTGGCCTTACAATTTGCTTGCTGA
- the LOC140936325 gene encoding repulsive guidance molecule B-like isoform X2 gives MSLRLKIGLTVFYHALLSACLFPQLLLVTAEQNCMETLNERCTTPYQRTVEAIERRDPTDNPAFCTALAIYLRCFKDVKKNVKSCSSNLYFHTISTLIPRLMKDRNCGNVSLSINKTVLTTTATRMPVTSQPACLNFLREQITPLSGEIKQDPYQYRLCALFGDPHLKTFTEERQTCVVKGAWPLIENEYFSVQVSNVPLVSGSSATATNTITVVIKPRGNGCVLQKTYRAEAGNTLPAEFEDGTYKTGPLDCPARIYTRQKGPRTHIEIKICYISTTIIIRQVGQFLTFHVKVPEQLLWKFPTDGLCVTGCPYLQRIDYRELLSFTDEQLARLRPRRSKMSRKEAYAKCMEKKIAGFYLDSCLFDLLTTGDQNFSAAAWHALDDSFVLDEQGTLKDIQSYNTTQPREEAFIPSAHDRKHKRNTSERNVTNSFCKLWTLLIILFAFIAR, from the exons ATGAGTTTGCGATTGAAAATAGGGCTTACTGTCTTCTATCACGCGCTGCTATCGGCTTGTTTATTTCCGCAAC TTCTGTTGGTCACGGCGGAGCAAAATTGCATGGAAACACTTAACGAGCGATGTACCACGCCGTACCAGAGGACAGTAGAAGCAATCGAACGGCGCGATCCGACTGACAACCCAGCGTTCTGTACCGCTCTGGCGATTTATTTACGCTGCTTTAAAGACGTGAAAAAGAACGTGAAAAGTTGCAGCTCCAACCTGTACTTCCACACAATTTCTACGCTCATACCGAGACTAATGAAGGATCGAAATTGTGGGAATGTTTCACTTTCGATAAACAAAACTGTTCTCACTACGACAGCAACGAGAATGCCAGTGACCAGTCAACCTGCTTGCTTGAACTTTTTACGCGAACAAATCACACCGTTGAGCGGAGAAATTAAACAAGATCCATACCAGTATCGACTGTGTGCTTTATTTGGGGACCCTCATTTAAAAACATTCACCGAAGAAAGGCAAACGTGTGTTGTTAAAGGCGCATGGCCTCTGATAGAAAACGAGTATTTCTCCGTACAAGTTTCTAACGTTCCCCTGGTCAGTGGGTCTAGCGCTACGGCTACAAACACG ATCACAGTCGTGATAAAACCAAGGGGCAACGGTTGCGTTCTTCAGAAAACTTATCGAGCAGAAGCAGGCAACACGCTCCCTGCAGAGTTCGAAGATGGAACTTACAAAACAGGGCCTTTGGACTGTCCAGCTAGGATTTATACGCGGCAAAAGGGACCCCGCACACACATCGAGATTAAAATCTGTTACATTAGTACTACGATAATTATCCGACAGGTCGGACAGTTTCTGACGTTTCACGTTAAAGTTCCCGAACAGTTACTTTGGAAGTTTCCAACGGATGGACTTTGTGTAACAGGATGCCCTTACTTGCAGAGAATTGACTACAGAGAGCTTTTATCTTTTACGGACGAGCAACTCGCGAGATTGCGCCCGCGAAGAAGTAAAATGTCGCGGAAAGAAGCCTATGCGAAGTGTATGGAGAAAAAAATCGCAGGCTTTTACTTAGACTCGTGTTTGTTCGACCTGTTGACAACAGGCGATCAGAATTTTAGCGCGGCAGCGTGGCATGCTCTTGATGATTCATTCGTGTTGGATGAACAGGGAACATTGAAAGATATACAAAGTTACAATACCACACAGCCGCGGGAAGAAGCTTTCATTCCAAGCGCTCACGACAGAAAACACAAGAGAAACACTAGCGAACGAAACGTAACTAATTCATTTTGCAAACTCTGGACTTTGTTGATAATTTTGTTTGCGTTCATAGCAAGATGA
- the LOC140936325 gene encoding repulsive guidance molecule B-like isoform X1 — protein MVTIERIMQSVRLVVCSSPASSIYVLSTALFLLVTAEQNCMETLNERCTTPYQRTVEAIERRDPTDNPAFCTALAIYLRCFKDVKKNVKSCSSNLYFHTISTLIPRLMKDRNCGNVSLSINKTVLTTTATRMPVTSQPACLNFLREQITPLSGEIKQDPYQYRLCALFGDPHLKTFTEERQTCVVKGAWPLIENEYFSVQVSNVPLVSGSSATATNTITVVIKPRGNGCVLQKTYRAEAGNTLPAEFEDGTYKTGPLDCPARIYTRQKGPRTHIEIKICYISTTIIIRQVGQFLTFHVKVPEQLLWKFPTDGLCVTGCPYLQRIDYRELLSFTDEQLARLRPRRSKMSRKEAYAKCMEKKIAGFYLDSCLFDLLTTGDQNFSAAAWHALDDSFVLDEQGTLKDIQSYNTTQPREEAFIPSAHDRKHKRNTSERNVTNSFCKLWTLLIILFAFIAR, from the exons TTCTGTTGGTCACGGCGGAGCAAAATTGCATGGAAACACTTAACGAGCGATGTACCACGCCGTACCAGAGGACAGTAGAAGCAATCGAACGGCGCGATCCGACTGACAACCCAGCGTTCTGTACCGCTCTGGCGATTTATTTACGCTGCTTTAAAGACGTGAAAAAGAACGTGAAAAGTTGCAGCTCCAACCTGTACTTCCACACAATTTCTACGCTCATACCGAGACTAATGAAGGATCGAAATTGTGGGAATGTTTCACTTTCGATAAACAAAACTGTTCTCACTACGACAGCAACGAGAATGCCAGTGACCAGTCAACCTGCTTGCTTGAACTTTTTACGCGAACAAATCACACCGTTGAGCGGAGAAATTAAACAAGATCCATACCAGTATCGACTGTGTGCTTTATTTGGGGACCCTCATTTAAAAACATTCACCGAAGAAAGGCAAACGTGTGTTGTTAAAGGCGCATGGCCTCTGATAGAAAACGAGTATTTCTCCGTACAAGTTTCTAACGTTCCCCTGGTCAGTGGGTCTAGCGCTACGGCTACAAACACG ATCACAGTCGTGATAAAACCAAGGGGCAACGGTTGCGTTCTTCAGAAAACTTATCGAGCAGAAGCAGGCAACACGCTCCCTGCAGAGTTCGAAGATGGAACTTACAAAACAGGGCCTTTGGACTGTCCAGCTAGGATTTATACGCGGCAAAAGGGACCCCGCACACACATCGAGATTAAAATCTGTTACATTAGTACTACGATAATTATCCGACAGGTCGGACAGTTTCTGACGTTTCACGTTAAAGTTCCCGAACAGTTACTTTGGAAGTTTCCAACGGATGGACTTTGTGTAACAGGATGCCCTTACTTGCAGAGAATTGACTACAGAGAGCTTTTATCTTTTACGGACGAGCAACTCGCGAGATTGCGCCCGCGAAGAAGTAAAATGTCGCGGAAAGAAGCCTATGCGAAGTGTATGGAGAAAAAAATCGCAGGCTTTTACTTAGACTCGTGTTTGTTCGACCTGTTGACAACAGGCGATCAGAATTTTAGCGCGGCAGCGTGGCATGCTCTTGATGATTCATTCGTGTTGGATGAACAGGGAACATTGAAAGATATACAAAGTTACAATACCACACAGCCGCGGGAAGAAGCTTTCATTCCAAGCGCTCACGACAGAAAACACAAGAGAAACACTAGCGAACGAAACGTAACTAATTCATTTTGCAAACTCTGGACTTTGTTGATAATTTTGTTTGCGTTCATAGCAAGATGA